A region of Vigna radiata var. radiata cultivar VC1973A chromosome 6, Vradiata_ver6, whole genome shotgun sequence DNA encodes the following proteins:
- the LOC106764412 gene encoding probable calcium-binding protein CML44, with amino-acid sequence MSPLTRSDLLRIFEKVDMNGDGFLSLEELKMLLEKTGFNYSMEELESLVGKKKLDLSEFLLFYESILKQKNGEEEGNDDDKVEEVERDLVKTFKVFDLDGDGFITSQELECVLKRLGMWDERCGKDSTSMICSYDTNFDGKLDFQEFKDMMLLTT; translated from the coding sequence atgtCTCCCCTAACGCGCAGTGATTTGCTGAGGATTTTTGAGAAAGTGGACATGAATGGAGATGGGTTTTTGAGCCTTGAGGAGCTGAAAATGCTGCTAGAGAAGACGGGTTTCAACTACAGTATGGAAGAGTTGGAGTCTCTGGTGGGAAAGAAGAAGCTTGACTTGAGTGAGTTCTTGTTGTTTTATGAATCTATACTGAAGCAGAAAAATGGGGAAGAGGAAGGGAATGATGATGATAAGGTTGAGGAGGTGGAGAGGGACCTGGTGAAGACTTTCAAGGTGTTTGATTTGGATGGAGATGGGTTCATCACAAGCCAAGAACTTGAGTGTGTGTTGAAGAGGCTTGGCATGTGGGATGAAAGGTGTGGCAAGGATAGCACATCCATGATTTGCTCCTATGACACTAATTTTGATGGCAAACTTGATTTTCAGGAATTCAAGGACATGATGCTTCTCACAACTTGA